A single window of Brevundimonas naejangsanensis DNA harbors:
- a CDS encoding phage major capsid protein: MKETKTVSGNPEARAAMHEMMAAFEAFKGANDARLDEIEKKASADALLEEKVARIDQAVAQAQARMDRVLSESRRPVLEADGPSTASRSPSPFHGEEKSAWDGYMKSGASHGLELKAGLSSASNSAGYVVPPETERAIERRLMAGSPMREIATVRTVGSGVFRKPVSTAGVQAGWVAETAARPETDPATLALLEFSSADLYACPAATQSLLDDALIDLDEWLAAEVEDAFAAQETAAFVSGDGVNKPKGFLAYATASEGTQTWGQIGTVASGAAGGFASTNPADKLIDLIYAPKAQYRPNGRFVMNRRTVSAVRKFKDADGNYVWSPATRPGETASLLGYPVTEIETMPDIGANSLSIAFGDFARGYLIVDRAGVRVLRDPYSAKPYVLFYTTKRVGGGVQNFDAIKLMKFAAL, from the coding sequence ATGAAAGAGACCAAGACCGTCTCGGGCAACCCCGAGGCGCGCGCCGCCATGCATGAGATGATGGCCGCGTTCGAGGCGTTCAAAGGGGCGAACGACGCCCGTCTGGACGAGATCGAGAAGAAGGCTTCGGCCGATGCGCTGCTGGAGGAGAAGGTGGCGCGCATCGATCAGGCCGTGGCGCAGGCGCAGGCGCGCATGGATCGCGTGCTGAGCGAGAGCCGCAGGCCTGTGCTTGAGGCCGACGGCCCCTCCACCGCTTCGCGGTCCCCCTCCCCATTCCATGGGGAGGAGAAGAGCGCGTGGGACGGCTATATGAAATCGGGCGCCTCGCATGGCCTGGAGCTGAAGGCGGGGCTGTCGTCGGCGTCGAACTCGGCGGGCTATGTTGTGCCGCCGGAGACGGAGCGCGCCATCGAGCGCCGCCTGATGGCGGGCTCGCCGATGCGCGAGATCGCCACGGTGCGCACCGTCGGCTCAGGCGTGTTCAGGAAGCCGGTGTCGACGGCGGGCGTGCAGGCCGGCTGGGTGGCCGAGACGGCGGCGCGGCCGGAGACGGACCCGGCGACGCTGGCGCTGCTGGAGTTCTCCTCGGCCGATCTCTACGCCTGTCCGGCGGCGACGCAGAGCCTGCTGGACGACGCCCTGATCGATCTGGACGAATGGCTGGCGGCCGAGGTCGAGGACGCCTTCGCGGCGCAGGAGACGGCGGCCTTCGTCAGCGGCGACGGGGTGAACAAGCCCAAGGGCTTCCTGGCCTATGCGACGGCGAGCGAAGGCACGCAGACCTGGGGGCAGATCGGCACGGTGGCGTCGGGGGCGGCGGGCGGTTTCGCCTCGACCAACCCGGCGGACAAGCTGATCGACCTGATCTATGCGCCCAAGGCTCAGTATCGGCCGAACGGGCGTTTCGTGATGAACCGACGCACGGTCTCGGCGGTGCGCAAGTTCAAGGATGCGGACGGCAACTATGTCTGGTCGCCGGCGACGCGGCCGGGCGAGACGGCCTCGCTGCTGGGCTATCCGGTTACCGAGATCGAGACCATGCCGGATATCGGCGCCAACAGTCTGTCGATCGCGTTCGGCGACTTTGCGCGCGGCTATCTGATCGTAGACCGCGCGGGGGTGCGGGTGCTGCGCGATCCCTATTCGGCCAAGCCCTATGTGCTGTTCTACACGACCAAGCGCGTGGGCGGCGGGGTGCAGAACTTCGACGCGATCAAGCTGATGAAGTTCGCGGCCTTGTAA
- a CDS encoding head-tail connector protein yields the protein MTAPVSLTEAKLFLRVEHEAEDGLIQTLIDAARARVEGEVGLCLTSTSPAPLRLAVMMLVMRAYERGDGEMSAAPVEGWIAPYRVVRL from the coding sequence ATGACCGCACCCGTGAGCCTCACGGAGGCGAAGCTGTTCCTGCGCGTCGAGCATGAGGCGGAGGACGGGCTGATCCAGACGCTGATCGACGCGGCCAGGGCGCGGGTGGAAGGCGAAGTCGGGTTGTGCCTGACCTCGACCTCGCCAGCGCCGCTGCGGCTGGCGGTGATGATGCTGGTGATGCGCGCCTATGAGCGCGGCGACGGCGAGATGAGCGCGGCGCCGGTCGAGGGGTGGATCGCGCCCTATCGCGTGGTGCGGCTGTGA
- a CDS encoding DUF3168 domain-containing protein, with amino-acid sequence MKDHEGALVKALIAHLGGDGALKALLGDPARIWDEPPQGAEFPHLVIGRCESRPLNADGGGVEQRLTLTCASRFRGLEEARAVAAAVRARLADAPLEAEGVKAVSVAVTFTDLFRSPDLKRAWAVMRLRAVTEEV; translated from the coding sequence ATGAAGGATCATGAAGGGGCGCTGGTGAAGGCGCTGATCGCGCATCTGGGCGGCGACGGGGCGCTGAAGGCGCTGCTGGGCGATCCGGCCCGGATCTGGGACGAGCCGCCGCAGGGGGCGGAGTTTCCGCATCTGGTGATCGGGCGGTGCGAGAGCCGGCCGCTGAATGCGGACGGCGGCGGGGTGGAGCAGAGGCTGACCCTGACCTGCGCCAGTCGGTTCAGGGGGCTGGAGGAGGCGCGGGCCGTGGCGGCGGCGGTGCGGGCGCGGCTGGCCGATGCGCCGCTGGAGGCGGAAGGGGTGAAGGCGGTCAGCGTGGCGGTGACGTTCACGGACCTGTTCCGCAGCCCGGATCTGAAGCGGGCATGGGCGGTGATGCGGCTGCGGGCCGTGACGGAAGAGGTTTAG
- a CDS encoding head-tail adaptor protein: MSAGAMKVVASLVRPVEAQTPYGGRVVSYEPVGSLWLSLGARRRRERTDAGVTRAVETLSATVRADPRLEEGLVVRFGGADWGVVGVEADPKAAGRARLNLERAR; this comes from the coding sequence GTGAGCGCGGGCGCGATGAAGGTGGTGGCGTCTCTGGTGCGGCCGGTGGAGGCGCAGACGCCCTATGGCGGGCGCGTCGTCAGCTATGAGCCGGTCGGGTCGCTGTGGCTGAGCCTGGGGGCGCGGCGGCGACGCGAGCGGACGGACGCGGGCGTGACGCGCGCCGTGGAGACGCTGAGCGCCACGGTGCGGGCCGATCCGAGGCTGGAGGAGGGGCTGGTCGTCCGCTTCGGCGGGGCGGACTGGGGCGTCGTGGGCGTCGAGGCCGATCCGAAGGCGGCGGGCCGGGCAAGGCTGAATCTGGAGCGGGCGCGATGA